The window aatataagcTGTTCAGGTTTTCGGTATGCTTCACCTTCAAATTTGTAATTAGTAGCTTTGATGATTGATTGACCATATGTAAAAAGATGTAAGCCACACTGGCTAAGACATGTTCTTCCATATCTTTGTGCCTGTACTTGGCTGATGTCATTCATTCAGGATTTAATTAACATAGTTACGCGAGTCCTTGACAGGTAAGTGTCTTGTCATAAGGTCATGCACACTAAACTTTTTTATTGCCTTTGTTAAAATGCAGTAGgtcttcatttttattgtaacCATTTGACCGCAGGTTCTTGGAGTCTCGGTTATGTATGAAGGGGTCTTGTCGAGCATGAACTGTcataatttgtgtgtgtgggtatTTACATAATCTTACTATACTGTCATGGAATCTGGTTAAATTAGTATCTTATTTTGCTGAGGGTATGTGCAAGATGTAATATATTTTCAGTGTGTAAATCTGAAAGTATGCAGGGCACTTTTAACCGACAGCATGCCCATTGATAAAAATGTAACTGAAAGAAAGCAAGTAATGTTGCAACATAGTTACCACTAAAGGCAGGTGTCtccatgttattttatttgtatactGTACATGTTGATGGAAGGTGACTACAGTATCACATACTAATCTTGTGTGAATACTGGGTTAATTGTTTCCAGAcgttaatatatttttttctttttgtatgaTTGTAAATTGATCATAAATGTTCAATATTGTAAAGGAAATACAAGTTACGGGAAACAATGTTTCCTGGCATTTTATCCTATTTCTAATACTAACCGTGTTAGAATTCTGCAGTAGTTTATGCTGCCACACAATGGGGGAGGGTTATGTTCCTGTAGTTGGTGGGTAAGTACTTTAAGATGTTCTTTCTGTATGCTTGTTTAATTGAAAGGGAATGGCTCAAAATTCAACACAACTACTGTTTTGAATCTTTCAAACTTACTAATTTTTCTATAAAAATTACTGAGACTGTCTGTTGGAATGTTATTATAATAGGACAATTACCTTGCCGTAACGTTTTATATTCGGAATTTTGAATAAATGTTCCACGTATGTCATTATTTCTGTTCAGGCACCATGTTGGGCGACAGTGGGTCCTCGGTGTCTGAATTTTGAATATGTTAGGCATTTTTGTTCAGGCACCACGTTGGTCAACAGTGGGTCCTCTGTGTCTGTATTTTGAAACCATCTGGTCGcggagaggaggaggtggtgcgcgtggttattttttttattttttggggggcggtCACTTTCACAttaatttaaatgtgttttgtttttaacgtAGAACAAAAACTGCACTAGAAAATAACTACGGATGAACGCGGACCTCGAGGAGAATTTTATGTCGCATTGAGGCTAACGTTAGCAGAAAGGCACGCCTCAGAAAGCACACGTAACTGTGATCGTTTTAAGTCTTATTCTGGCAGTCAACTTCAGGGGCAaactatttacagtatgtcttTTGGAATGTTCTGAGAAATGTCAGGTAGGTACCTGTCTTGCGTTTCAGCTCTTGAATGTTTACTTGTGTACTGCTTTGTAAATGCTGTACACTCTGAAAGTTGGGAGATGGATTGATTTTGACGTATTGAACAATAAACACATTACACAAAAGCTTACATTTTTTagagaaggaaaataaaagctaTCATAAGATATTTAGACGTTCAAATGGAGTGGGGGAAAGTACAATTAACTTATACAGCACCATCCCCGATTTTTACTGTACAATCGTTTACGGTTTTTGATACGTGCTCTACTTATGAGCGTTTCATCGTGTTTCAATTAATTTAGTGTAAGGACGAAAATATCactgaaaaaaacagaaactaAATGCCAGTATATTCGCTACTATGGACTCTAAATACCATACATAATTACGGTAACATTGTTTAAATGACCTCTTGTTAATGTAAATAGAGTATATATCTTTTCAAAATCCAAACGATAGGGAACGCAACATTAGTACTGTTGAAACTGAGCATGCGCAAAGTACGTTGTAAACAATGAGACGAGACTATCAGACCGTCCTCAGCTTTGTGTCTGTCCACCACTTTGTGTATAAAACTAACGAGGACTTCCTAAAGCTCATCGTAAAATGCAAAACACGTTGCTCTGTGAGTATGAGTACTCGTTTGTTCAAAGATGTCAACAGATGCACTTTCGGTTTTATCGCCATCATCACTCCGAAGACGTATCAAATTTGGACGTTGCAGCCTGAGAAGCCTCAAATGACAGTTGGGTGTGACAGCATGCGACGAATAGACTAATCCATCCGTTTATTGCAACAaatctgtgtttgtgtataaaattaTGTAATGCACACATATTGATAGTCTCCCCAGATTGGTCacgtttttgctttttttgaccAGAATTTCATCAGAGCCGATTCTACTATGCTAGCCAAGCTCACTACCCGGCTGCAAACGTGCTAGCGCAGGCTAGCTGGAcgtggtgcttttttttttttttttttttatcgataATAGGTTGAATATATCAGAAGGTTGAAAGTGTCTTAACGCCTCTGTTAGGGAGTGATAGTAATGACAGAAAAGCAGATAAGCACTTTGCTAAGAGTGTGAACGATATGTAAGTGCACAGTTAGGTGGCAAACCTGAACTAGTATATGGCTGTAGAAAATTGATAGCAATTGTTATGCAAACTTCCAGTTTTATGCTGTATTGAACTCATATTCAAACTTCCAGTTTATTTGTAATTGCTGTATTCAAATCAGATTTTATCCTGGTcaaatttgagttttcttttgATTCTCTCTTTTTATGATTATGGTAGTGTTATGAGTAATAATGTAGATTGTGTGTCTGGCAGTGAAACCTTGGTTGTAATCGAGACGGGACCAGATAAGAAAGATTGCTTAAATCCGCTTCCCTTTTCGACAAgtcatgtaaaacaaaatgtgaaatgaagttgTAATAAGTGTGTCGTACTTcccgaaacaaacaaaatcaaatcaaaatccaaaaatatAATGTGCTTATGTTTATAAAATTCTCTATTTGCTGTTAATTGCTGTGGGACTAACTGATATGTTTGGAGCCTGACTAACTCTCACCGAAATTCATAGACGCTGTTGAAAAAGTTACCAAAATGCTTTTTTCTTAGCTTCTGTGCAATTGGTGTCAAGAATCATTTAAACTTGCTCGTATGAAACCTCGTGTGTTGCTAAAGTAAAAAGTCAGTTCGGAAGGTGCATACTCATTGCATGTGTGCTGCTAGAATTATCAAGCCTTTAGGAactacactaccgttcaaaagtttggggtcacaaaattgtttgggtgaccccaaacctttgaacggtagtgtaaatattattataataaaatattatgaattaaatattataaattatatcttatatttgtataagattatatataatctatgaatataagtatacagatatattataagattttttacacagaagattatatatataatctataaataattatctaaataaatatatacactaccgttcaaaagttcggggtcacccaaacaattttgtgaccccaaacttttgaacggtagtgtatttCTTAAGTCATAGCCCTGCATGTGTTTGCGAGCTAGAATTCAACTTCTTGGCTGAATTTTCTGGTGTGCAATTTAGTGATTATTTTGTGGAAAGTGCACATAgtcatttgtattgtttattgGTTGGATTTACAAATCAAGATacatttattgctgttattgATTGCTGTTTACTTGTCATGTGTTTTCCAGGGGGCTGAAGCATGGACGCAGTTTTAACCAGGCTGAAGGGCCTAACAGCGGATGAACTACGCGAGGAATTTGCCCGGGCAGGCCTGAAGTGCGTCGCCATCACGGCCTCAACCCGATCTATCCTTGAAAAGAAGTTGGCGCGCAAGCTCCTTGAGTCAGCCAGTGATACCACTGAAACGGGCAAGAGTTCCTCTGCAAGGGATGCAGACGACGTGACTTCAGCAGCTGACCGTGACAAACCTCAACCGTGTGCCAAGACAACTGTTGCAGCAAGCGGCAGCCCAAATGAGGAACTGGACTTTGGTTATGGTGTGGGGCTCAACCcgccagaggaagaggagatcTCTAACTCTCAATCCAAGATGAAAACGCCTTCAAAAGCAGCACAAGTATCCCCAACCTATTATTATGGAGTATGTCCTCCAATATGGGAGGACATGTCACGAAAAGGTAAGAAAGCCTtgctttttggtttttgtaGACAATTGCGGCTTGTCCCATATTAGTGTCCTATTGTTTCACTCTGTCATCTTCGCCATACATTTTTTCACCTGTGTTGTCTATGTCCAACCTTCCCATTTGGACACTTCCTTGTTGCACAATTACTAAATGTATTTAGTGTTTTGGAGAAGCGGCCTCACGACCAGTCCCATTTAAAGCTAATCACAATGCCTCTTCATGTTACCTCGGTGCACCTCAACACGTGTGTTAGTTACGAGAATGTGCTTCCAAGCGTTGACGTACTCTCTCTTTGAGCATTAGTATTTGTGCCACTCTCCCATAAGATGTCCGTGtcaatgtttatatttttctaaaactctgttttgtttagtgTCAGGACAACCAGTTGACATTCAAGAACGACTTCACATATAGCTGAAATACACATGCCAATAAATAAGTACTCATGCTGATTATGGTTTGCCCATAGAAAGAGGACAGGTGTATGCAGATAAGAAAGATGCCCTTCAAGCTGTAAAGGCGATGAAGGGATCACGTTTTAAACCCTTTTCCAACCGTGAGGATGCTGAGAAGTTTGCCAAGGGAATCTGTGACTATTTCCCCTTTCTCAACAAATCCATGGCATGCGTATCTCCTGTTGAACCAGGCCAAATCATCAGCAAAGGTACAGTCTGTAAATCAGTATTTGGCTGAATGCTTTGTAGAATTGCAAATCAAACCAAAGTGTCAAGCAGAAGTTTCACTGTCTAGTTTTGCTGAATTTCTGTGAATTCCAAATAACCTTTCTATTGCTGCTTTGTTTGGCCCTCTGTTCACATTAGTAATATAAATTGGTTTTATTTAAAGGCAATAATTAATCCGTGAACCCAGATTTACTGGTTGTTTAATCTAGCAGCTAAGGAGTGCTGGCCTCTCACTCAGTTGTCTTTCTCCACACACAAGACACGATGGAGGTGGATACCATTAGCAGGGAACGGGCCAACACTTTCAAGTGCCCACGCACCCAGGACCTTACGGCCAAGTTGAGGAAAGCCGTGGAAGAGGGAGATGAGAAGGAGTTTCAAGCTAGTGTCTGGGGCAACCCGCGCTATCTCATTGGCTCAGGGGATAACCCCACTATTGTTCAGGTGAGTTGTGCCCATATGAAACTCGTTATTTTCAACCTAATCTGTTTACCAACACTTTCTGGAATGTCTGTAAATTTTGTGgttcactgaaaatgaagctcACAGCCATGCTTTCTTGGATCTTGTTTTGTGCAACAAGAGCCATTGCCAAACTGTTAGAATATGTTTAGTTACAATCAAAGTGTCTCggtaaattgaaaaataaagattaccGGTATCCCAAGATTCGTTGTCCTTGTTGCATATCGAGTGGTTAAATTCCCGTTGAATGAGGCTAGGTAAATGCTGTTTTAGATTAGGCACTTCATTGTTTAGAAGAGTCAAAATAATCACCTTCAGAGCATTTGATTGTAATGTGTGCTCAGGAGGGCTGCAGGTACAACGTAATGCATGTGGCGGCCAAGCAGAACCAAGCGGGCATTGCCCAACTTCTCCTGGATACTTTAGAGGACCCAGCGTTCATGCGTCTCATGTACCCCGATGACCAAGAAGAGACACTGCAGAAGCGCATTCGTTACATTGTCGATCTTTACCTCAACACTCCGGATAAGGcggtaggttttttttttctctcagcctatcaaaaaacaaagaagatcACAGAATTTGTTTCTGCCTGTGCTCACACTGTATTGTGCTGTATGCCTATGTCAGGGTTGTGAAACGCCGCTCCACTTTGCCTGCAAGTTTGGATGTCCAGATGTTGTCAACGTGCTGTGCACGCATCCTGACACAGATAAGAACTGCAAGAACAGTGACAACCAGAAGCCTTGTGATGTATGTGACTATTCAGAATTGTATTCCCTGCTGGTTTTAGTCACAAGCCAACAGAATAGGTAGACATACAAAGTACACGGGATTTCAGCGAATCCTTAAAAACTCTTAAACGGCACTGAATCCaggaatttaaaaacaagGTCTTTAGTggcatttttcaaatgtcttcAATGGTAACATGTTAAGTATGATTTTACGATTGCAAGTACTTTCAAACttctaaaataaattaacCTTCCTTTACCGAATGACTCGAGGCAAAATCTTGATAGCAAAACCACCAAAATAATGATGAGGTTTTAGTCTGGATTGAAGAGTAGATGCATGTAATTTATGTGCAGTTTGGGACATCGCGTCTCTGGCCATGTTGTAGTACTGGGCCATTggaattagatttttttttaaagaagaaTTGCAACACTAATTGagtttttgtgcatgtttagACCCTTATCTGTGGTCCTTTCTGAAGGTACAATGCCATGCAAACGTTTTTGGGTCAAAACTTCAGAGCTTTGTGTTTTAGTATGATCTTTCAGTCTTAACACTGTTCTGGAGGTAGATCTGGTTAGCCCGCTAAATGGCAATTGTCAGGGAGTTGCCCGAAACCCCTTTTCTCAGGTTTGAAGTTAAATTTTGAGAAACGTCCTGGATGAAACAACTGGTCCAGAGCGCTCTTGTTCTCAAAGAGTGGTGTATTTTGGTTCAGCTTCAGCATGCCAATGACCCTAAACACACAGGTGCAATATAAAAGGTGTTAGTTGGGGACAATTCTGTGAATGTCCTTGAGTGTCCCAGCCAGAGCCCAGGCTTGAAATTGAATGAACGCCTCTGGAGAGATCTGAAAAAGGCTGTACACTGATGCTCTCCTTCCAACCTGGTAGACCTTGAGAGGTGCTTAAAAGAGGAATGGGTAAAActtgttcaaataaaatgtaccaATCTTGTTCCATTATAACAAAGTAGATTTGAGGTCATAATCACTGACAAAAATGCATCAACAAATTCAATATCGTGTTctgtattaaatattatataatataatataagcATCTTCGGGTCCTTGAAAAgtgctatataaattgaattaattattattattatattggaATGAGGCTTTATtaaagtgggggaaaaaacactcTAAACTAACTATATACTGTACGTGTTTTCAACTGAAGCAAAGGGGTGTCATTGTGGAGCACTTTCATGTGTGTGAGTTTGAGAAGTTCTGACCTTAGGGCTAGCTCTCCAAATGTTTCCAATCCCTTCTGCACATTGTTGACTAAATTTAGACAAGCATAAGCACTAAGCCAGCAACAGATGTATTGTAAcagctgtctgtctgtattGTGAATTTTCGTTTCCCCCTTTCCATAGATTATTTGTAGCAGAAAGAACACAAGCGAAGAAGTGAGCGAGAAAATAAGGGACTACTTGGAGGGTAAgagcaaacacattttgaacaaTTTATTTCACAATTTAATGTCCATGctaacattttattatttctcaGAAGCCTGGCTCAAGACGGGCAATGTATTTACTGTTGTGAAGTAGAAATTGCAGTCTCCAAAGATAAAAAATGGATTGAGGACCAAAACATAGTGTGTCAACTGTCAATACATCACACTGGCCAGAGTAGCAGGATGACATCAGCACATCATGTTGCTATCTTTAAACTAGCTGACCTCTAAATACgcttggattttcttttttgagtcTTTATCTTTTGAACAACGCTGCTGCAATTACGCACAGTTAAAAGAAGGTAAACAATAATAGAGAAATGTAACATTATATTGAAATAGATAATACTCTGTCAAAATCCTGAGGTGGAAGAGCAAAAGATCACTGGGAGGATTCTTCTGTGTGACGCCATCTTTCTGCTCATTCCACAGACCGCTGCTACATCCCCTTGCTTAGGCCAGCCGATAACACGTCACAGCCCATCATAGGTGCCCCGTGGTCGCCTGAAGCCTCAGAGAGTCTCTCGCTGATCCAACGACATGCAAAAAGCCCGCTGGATCCACTGATGGCTGTCACAGCCTTTGCTGGTCCACTGAGTCCCTCTAAAGTAAGAGTTTCCTTCACTTCTTATTTGCATTCACTTCATTTGTTTCTGGAAAAAGGTCAAATGTAGTATCATACCTAAACGACAGTATAATCGTCCACCTTAGGCGGGGGATTTTCGACGTTCTTGGAAGACCCCACCTCGGAATCGAGCAGAGAATTTCCACAACATTCTTAAGTCGGATCCTGACCGTGGTGCAGAGCGGGTTGGCAGGTAAGACAACATTAGTAATTGTACAACTGTACACTGTGCTTTAATTCTAGTTGTTAAATCCTTGTGGTAGTCCTTTCATGCATTCAAGCTGGGGCTAATCCATGTgttgcatgtttatttttcgctTTACAGTTGAATTCTTAAAATTACTCGGCTCGATATTGATAGCATTCAAGTGTTATGGATGAGTTGTCATTTGAATATTGGGTCCAGTAGAAttgaatgaaatcaaatcaaaatgtgtacactttttatatttattttctagtaACAGTCTCCGTAATTAATATTCACATCCTACAGAGATTTGGCTCACGAGATGGGTCATCCCTGGGCAGAATACTGGGACTTTCTTGGCAGTTTTGTAGATCTGTCATCAACCAAGGGACTTCAAAAGCTGGAAGAGTACCTGCGTAAGAGGGATTCCTTTCCACATACTTGTGAagaaggggaaaatgagacCAGCAACAGATTTAAAACTCCTTCCCCAGGTACACACATTAAAACACATTGGtcacaaaaaagggaaaatacaCAATCACTCAATTACTCCAACCTAGGATGTTATGAGCATGGAAGCATGAGGGGCTGGGCACAAATGTGCCTCACTCATTTGCATATCACCATTTCAGGAATCAAGTGGCGCCTCTCTAGCAATGACTCTGTTTGTAGTTTGTAAACTTGAGTCTGTGAATTGAGAGAAGTATATTTCTGCCAAAATTAATGGCACCACTTTGTGAATTGATTACATCTGTAGTTCTTTGGAATTGCACAACAAATTGCACAGAAATGCAAAGTTCTACACGGCTTTAGAACTTGAATGGAACACAACTCACATTTTGTCATCGGCAACAACTGAACCTCTCCTTATTCGCTTTTTTACCATATTACAATGAAGCTAGCAAATGCTGGACTTTGGCATTATCTGTCTTTGAATGAACGTCTGTGCTTGCAGGGAAGCCCAAGAAGTTCTGCAACTCCATCTCTGTTGGTGCCTTCTTGGACGAGAGTGAGGACATCAGCCTTGAGGAGATGAAGAATAGGCAGAATGCAGCACTTACTTGCATCACCTCCTCCGCCGCATCCTTGGACAACCTGAAAGGTGCAGTGGGAGGTCACGACGTCCACATCATGCCAATGGGATTGAAGTATCGTGGAGGCGACCTGATCGAGACGGCAGCCGAGCAGGATTTGCTATCACCCAGCGTCTGCATAAATGGGGTGTGCTCCTCCCCAAGAGATGGCATTTCCAATGGAGACACCATATGCCCTCGGAGCTCGCCATCTGCCTCCAGCTTACTCTCACCCATCTCCAACCTCTCGGAGGAATTTGAGCGCATGTCGCTTCAAGAACTGCCGGTCAACCCAGACAGATGCAGGGAGCAAAGGAGCAGTGGCGGGAACCGACACCGAGACACCCTTGACTCCGACGGCTCCTCCATTAGCGTAGACCCGGGCGCTGAGCTCAAGCGGCTGTCCATTGGTCACAGCACCCAAAACAACGAGGCCCTGAAGGTGGCTGAGTCAGAGGAACGGTGCGGCGGCAGCAGCTCCGAAGAGTTCTTTGAGGCAGATGAGGACAGCCTCGAAATGATGAGCAGGACAAGGGAGCCGGCCTCAGGGGTGCGCAACTTGTGTGCGAGGTCCAAATCGTGGGATCATGGCGGGAGAGACCTGAGCAGCTCGGGGTCATCAGGATCCTCCTATAAATCCTTGGATAATTCTCATGAGTTCCTTCATCGGACCCCACCTCACAGTAGAAGGGGACTCTTCATTGATGGGTGAGTATCTCTAGTTGGGGGCTTTTCTTTGgagttactttttattttgttttgactgttgttgttgttttaaatccAGTTAggtttaattaatttttacaGCAAATTTGTTagtttttataattttttattttcatgaaaaaGCTTGATTTGGGGTTTTTTAATATACAGAATATTTGATgagtgcaattaaaaaaaaaaaaaaaaaaaggtcagtaAGTAATGCGTGATAAACTACAATTGTCATTCGTTTGGCCTTCCTTCTGTAGGTACGG is drawn from Syngnathus acus chromosome 9, fSynAcu1.2, whole genome shotgun sequence and contains these coding sequences:
- the ankle2 gene encoding ankyrin repeat and LEM domain-containing protein 2; this encodes MDAVLTRLKGLTADELREEFARAGLKCVAITASTRSILEKKLARKLLESASDTTETGKSSSARDADDVTSAADRDKPQPCAKTTVAASGSPNEELDFGYGVGLNPPEEEEISNSQSKMKTPSKAAQVSPTYYYGVCPPIWEDMSRKERGQVYADKKDALQAVKAMKGSRFKPFSNREDAEKFAKGICDYFPFLNKSMACVSPVEPGQIISKDTMEVDTISRERANTFKCPRTQDLTAKLRKAVEEGDEKEFQASVWGNPRYLIGSGDNPTIVQEGCRYNVMHVAAKQNQAGIAQLLLDTLEDPAFMRLMYPDDQEETLQKRIRYIVDLYLNTPDKAGCETPLHFACKFGCPDVVNVLCTHPDTDKNCKNSDNQKPCDIICSRKNTSEEVSEKIRDYLEDRCYIPLLRPADNTSQPIIGAPWSPEASESLSLIQRHAKSPLDPLMAVTAFAGPLSPSKAGDFRRSWKTPPRNRAENFHNILKSDPDRGAERVGRDLAHEMGHPWAEYWDFLGSFVDLSSTKGLQKLEEYLRKRDSFPHTCEEGENETSNRFKTPSPGKPKKFCNSISVGAFLDESEDISLEEMKNRQNAALTCITSSAASLDNLKGAVGGHDVHIMPMGLKYRGGDLIETAAEQDLLSPSVCINGVCSSPRDGISNGDTICPRSSPSASSLLSPISNLSEEFERMSLQELPVNPDRCREQRSSGGNRHRDTLDSDGSSISVDPGAELKRLSIGHSTQNNEALKVAESEERCGGSSSEEFFEADEDSLEMMSRTREPASGVRNLCARSKSWDHGGRDLSSSGSSGSSYKSLDNSHEFLHRTPPHSRRGLFIDGDSPTKLDRDVLAAIGDVEVDLKKFPSIHKWMSTMKSYSSSDMNSWPSPVVVKQRLRVQHQTPGSPSGILTSPSGHFSPARQAASPDFSPSRYSPANMSYIQRLRLKRLNESFKPHHPQPPVTSLN